AAACCGTTTTTCGCAAACCCGGCTGGGGGCTGCACGCAAGGAATAAGACCGGGGGGCCGTTCCTACGGCCGGCGCAGCCAGCGGCGCGGTTTCGGTTTGTCCTCGCCGCTGATCTGTTCGAGGTCGGCGAGCAGGATGGTCAGCGCATCGCCGGAAATCGCCAGTTCCATGACCGACAGCGCCAGCGAGACGCACATCAGCACCAGCGAGATGCCGAAGGCGATCAGGCCGGCCAGGTGCAGGCCGAAGAACAGGAAGGTCATGCTGACCGAGGTCAGCAGAATGCTCAGCGTGCCGGCGGTCTGCATCTGCCGGATCAGTTCGACGCGGCGGCGCAGGTTGTCGAGCTGGCGCAGGTGGCGCGGATCGGGCTTTTCCCGGTGACGGTCGTACAGGTTGCGGATCACCGCCGACAGGCTCAGAAAGCGGTTGGTGTAGGCGAGCAGCAGCAGGGACAGGGCCGGGAACAGCAGTGCCGGGGTGGTCAGGGACAATTCCATTGTCAGGGGTCCTGGTGCAGCGGGTCGGAAGAAGGCGCGCCAGCGGACAGGGGCGCCGGGTCGTGCGGGGCATCGATCAGGACTTCCAGGCCGGGGCGGGCGATGCGGTACAGGTCGATCACGTCCGGGCTGGACATGCGCACGCAGCCTTTCGAGCTTGGCGTTCCCCACGGTACATGATCGCCGGCACCATGGATGTAGATGAAGCGGCGGTAGCTGTCGACCACGGTGCCGTCGTCGCGCTCCCCCTGATTGCGGCCCGGTTCGACGCCGCACAGCCACAGGATGCGGGTCAGGATCCAGTCCTTGTCCGGATACTGTGCATGCAGCGCCGGTGTGTAGCGCCAGTCGGTGACCTGCTGGCGATAGATGATGGTGTCCGCCGGTGCGTCGTCGCCGATCTTGTCGCAGACCACGTGCCAGCCGCGCGGCGTCTGGTAACTGCCTTCGGTTTCGCCCACGCCATTGCTGGCCGTGGAGACACGGTAGTGGCGACGCGGCGTACCGTCGGCGTCGTACAGGGTCAGCCACTGGCCGGCGACGTCAACCCGCAGCCACGGTTTGTCCGGGCTGCGCGGATTGGTCGCGTGAGCCAGCAACGGTACGCGTTGCTGTGCATCGACAAAATCGGCCGGTGCCGCCTGGGCGAGGGCGGCGGCCAGGAGCAGGGCGGCAGCCAGCGGCAGACCGGCATTCATTCGATGATTTCCACCGGTGTGCCGACCGGTACGCGGTCGAACAGGTCGATCAGGTCATGGTTGCGCATGCGCACGCAGCCGTGCGAGCCCGGCTTGCCGATATCGACCTCGTCGGGGGTTCCGTGGATATAGACATAGCGGCGCATGGTGTCGACCTTGCCGAGCCGGTTGCGACCCGGTTCGCAGCCGGACAGCCACAGGATGCGGGTCAGGATCCAGTCGCGGTCCGGATTGGCGGCATAACTGGCGGCATCGCAGATCTCCCCGGTCGGTCGGCGCGCCCTGAACACGGCGCCTGCCGGCTGGCCGGCGCCGATCCGGGCGCGGATCAGGTGGCGGCCGCGCGGGGTCTGGAAGCTGCCGGACTGCTCGCCGGCGCCGCGCGCAGCGGTGGAGACCGGATAGCGGCGCACCAGTGCGCCCGCGTCGTCAAGCAAGGTCAGGGTCTGGTCGGCAAGAACAATGCGAATCTGCATGGGCACTCCGCGCCGCCTTCTGGGCCGCGCGCCGGGAACGGAAAAAATCGGACAGCATGTCGGCGCAGGTCTGGGCCAGTACGCCGCTGGTGACGTCCGCATGGTGGTTCAGCAGGGGTTCGGCAAACAGGTCGACCACGCTGCCGGCCGCGCCGGTTTTCGGGTCGCGGGCACCGAAAATCACCCGCGCGATCCGCGCATGCTGGATCGCGCCGGTGCACATCACGCACGGTTCCAGCGTCACGTACAGCTCGGCGCCGGGCAGGCGGTAGTTGCCCAGCCGCTCGCCGGCCGCGCGCAGGGCGACGATTTCGGCGTGTGCGGTCGGGTCGCTGTTGCCGATCGGCGCGTTGGAGCCGCGACCGATCACCTTGCCGTCGAGCACTACGACGGCGCCGATCGGCACTTCGCCCCGTGCAGCCGCTTCCATCGCCAGTTCAAGCGCCTGGCGCATGAAAAATTCGTCGTGGGGAAGGGCGGGGGTCATGGCGGCATCGGCGGTGAGAATCCGGCAATTATACGCGCCGCCCGTCGGCGTCGTGGCATCGATTACTGGCGTTATTGTTGCTAAA
This portion of the Microvirgula aerodenitrificans DSM 15089 genome encodes:
- a CDS encoding L,D-transpeptidase; its protein translation is MNAGLPLAAALLLAAALAQAAPADFVDAQQRVPLLAHATNPRSPDKPWLRVDVAGQWLTLYDADGTPRRHYRVSTASNGVGETEGSYQTPRGWHVVCDKIGDDAPADTIIYRQQVTDWRYTPALHAQYPDKDWILTRILWLCGVEPGRNQGERDDGTVVDSYRRFIYIHGAGDHVPWGTPSSKGCVRMSSPDVIDLYRIARPGLEVLIDAPHDPAPLSAGAPSSDPLHQDP
- the tadA gene encoding tRNA adenosine(34) deaminase TadA; this translates as MTPALPHDEFFMRQALELAMEAAARGEVPIGAVVVLDGKVIGRGSNAPIGNSDPTAHAEIVALRAAGERLGNYRLPGAELYVTLEPCVMCTGAIQHARIARVIFGARDPKTGAAGSVVDLFAEPLLNHHADVTSGVLAQTCADMLSDFFRSRRAAQKAARSAHADSHCSCRPDPDLA
- a CDS encoding L,D-transpeptidase, which translates into the protein MQIRIVLADQTLTLLDDAGALVRRYPVSTAARGAGEQSGSFQTPRGRHLIRARIGAGQPAGAVFRARRPTGEICDAASYAANPDRDWILTRILWLSGCEPGRNRLGKVDTMRRYVYIHGTPDEVDIGKPGSHGCVRMRNHDLIDLFDRVPVGTPVEIIE
- a CDS encoding DUF2721 domain-containing protein; protein product: MELSLTTPALLFPALSLLLLAYTNRFLSLSAVIRNLYDRHREKPDPRHLRQLDNLRRRVELIRQMQTAGTLSILLTSVSMTFLFFGLHLAGLIAFGISLVLMCVSLALSVMELAISGDALTILLADLEQISGEDKPKPRRWLRRP